From one Rosa rugosa chromosome 4, drRosRugo1.1, whole genome shotgun sequence genomic stretch:
- the LOC133707106 gene encoding flavonoid 3',5'-hydroxylase CYP75B138-like, whose product MLRKVCVLKMLSNTTLDSVHELRRNQVRRTVGLFYSRVGSPVDVGEQMFLNVLNVITNMLWGGTVQDEASGLGAEFRQVVSEGTELLAKPNVSDFYPGLARFDLQGVFKQMEGLGKRIDAIFERVIDQRLRMEKESAKEEGSKDFLTFLLRLKEEGDSKTPFTMTHLKALFMDMVVGGTYTSSNTIEFAMSEVLNKPEVLQKVQQELEAVVGKNSVVEESHIHKLPYLYAVMKETLRLHPALPLLVPHCPSETCTVGGYTIPKGSRIFVNVWAIHRDPSSWENPLEFDPTRFLDGKWDYSGSDFKYFPFGSGRRICAGIALADRMVMHSLATLLHSFDWKLPQGEKLDLSEKFGIVLKKKISLVAIPTPRLSDPALYE is encoded by the exons ATGTTGCGGAAGGTCTGCGTGCTCAAGATGCTCAGCAACACCACGCTCGACTCGGTCCACGAGCTGCGGCGGAACCAGGTCAGGCGAACGGTCGGGTTATTCTAcagtcgggtcgggtcgccGGTGGACGTGGGCGAGCAGATGTTCCTGAACGTGCTGAACGTGATCACCAACATGCTGTGGGGCGGGACGGTGCAGGACGAGGCCTCCGGGCTCGGGGCGGAGTTCCGGCAAGTGGTATCGGAGGGGACGGAGCTGCTGGCGAAGCCGAACGTTTCGGACTTTTATCCGGGTTTGGCCCGGTTTGACTTGCAAGGGGTGTTCAAGCAGATGGAGGGTTTAGGGAAGAGGATTGATGCGATATTCGAGAGAGTGATAGATCAACGGCTGAGGATGGAGAAGGAAAGCGCGAAGGAGGAGGGGAGTAAAGATTTTTTGACTTTTTTACTGCGGTTAAAAGAGGAGGGAGATTCCAAGACGCCGTTTACTATGACTCACCTCAAAGCCTTGTTTATG GATATGGTTGTGGGCGGGACGTACACATCCTCCAACACAATTGAATTTGCAATGTCGGAAGTTCTGAACAAACCAGAAGTGTTACAAAAAGTCCAGCAAGAATTAGAAGCAGTAGTTGGCAAAAACAGCGTTGTAGAAGAGTCTCACATTCACAAGCTACCGTACTTATATGCTGTGATGAAAGAAACACTGCGTTTGCACCCAGCCCTGCCTCTATTAGTCCCACATTGCCCAAGTGAGACATGTACTGTGGGGGGTTATACCATTCCAAAGGGGTCTAGGATTTTTGTTAATGTTTGGGCTATACATAGAGACCCTTCTAGTTGGGAAAACCCATTGGAGTTTGATCCAACTAGATTCTTGGATGGTAAATGGGATTACAGTGGGAGTGACTTCAAGTATTTTCCTTTTGGGTCCGGGAGAAGAATATGTGCAGGGATAGCATTGGCTGACCGGATGGTGATGCATTCGCTTGCTACACTGCTGCATTCTTTTGATTGGAAATTGCCACAGGGTGAGAAGTTGGATCTTTCGGAGAAGTTTGGTATtgtattgaagaagaagatatctTTGGTTGCCATCCCAACTCCAAGGTTATCAGATCCAGCACTCTATGAGTAG
- the LOC133707108 gene encoding flavonoid 3',5'-hydroxylase CYP75B138-like, which translates to MLWGGTVQDEASGLGAEFRQVVSEGTELLAKPNVSDFYPGLARFDLQGVFKQMEGLGKRIDAIFERVIDQRLRMEKESAKEEGSKDFLTFLLRLKEEGDSKTPFTMTHLKALFMDMVVGGTYTSSNTIEFAMSEVLNKPEVLQKVQQELEAVVGKNSVVEESHIHKLPYLYAVMKETLRLHPALPLLVPHCPSETCTVGGYTIPKGSRIFVNVWAIHRDPSSWENPLEFDPTRFLDGKWDYSGSDFKYFPFGSGRRICAGIALADRMVMHSLATLLHSFDWKLPQGEKLDLSEKFGIVLKKKISLVAIPTPRLSDPALYE; encoded by the exons ATGCTGTGGGGCGGGACGGTGCAGGACGAGGCCTCCGGGCTCGGGGCGGAGTTCCGGCAAGTGGTATCGGAGGGGACGGAGCTGCTGGCGAAGCCGAACGTTTCGGACTTTTATCCGGGTTTGGCCCGGTTTGACTTGCAAGGGGTGTTCAAGCAGATGGAGGGTTTAGGGAAGAGGATTGATGCGATATTCGAGAGAGTGATAGATCAACGGCTGAGGATGGAGAAGGAAAGCGCGAAGGAGGAGGGGAGTAAAGATTTTTTGACTTTTTTACTGCGGTTAAAAGAGGAGGGAGATTCCAAGACGCCGTTTACTATGACTCACCTCAAAGCCTTGTTTATG GATATGGTTGTGGGCGGGACGTACACATCCTCCAACACAATTGAATTTGCAATGTCGGAAGTTCTGAACAAACCAGAAGTGTTACAAAAAGTCCAGCAAGAATTAGAAGCAGTAGTTGGCAAAAACAGCGTTGTAGAAGAGTCTCACATTCACAAGCTACCGTACTTATATGCTGTGATGAAAGAAACACTGCGTTTGCACCCAGCCCTGCCTCTATTAGTCCCACATTGCCCAAGTGAGACATGTACTGTGGGGGGTTATACCATTCCAAAGGGGTCTAGGATTTTTGTTAATGTTTGGGCTATACATAGAGACCCTTCTAGTTGGGAAAACCCATTGGAGTTTGATCCAACTAGATTCTTGGATGGTAAATGGGATTACAGTGGGAGTGACTTCAAGTATTTTCCTTTTGGGTCCGGGAGAAGAATATGTGCAGGGATAGCATTGGCTGACCGGATGGTGATGCATTCGCTTGCTACACTGCTGCATTCTTTTGATTGGAAATTGCCACAGGGTGAGAAGTTGGATCTTTCGGAGAAGTTTGGTATtgtattgaagaagaagatatctTTGGTTGCCATCCCAACTCCAAGGTTATCAGATCCAGCACTCTATGAGTAG